The DNA segment ACATCAACCTGCTGATCCCCGGGCCGACCCCGCTCCCCCCCCGGGTGCTCCAGGCGATGGGGCAGCAGATGACCAACCACCGGGGCCCCACCTTTGGCCGGGTCATGGCGGAGATGCTTGCCGGCCTGAAGGACGTCTTCCAAACGCGCAACGACATCATCCCGCTCGTGTGTTCGGGAACCGGCGGGCTGGAGGCCGCGGCGGTCAACTTCATCGCGCCGGGTGACCGCGTGCTCTCGGTGAACAACGGGCACTTCTGCGAACGGTTCGCGGAGATCGCCGAGACCTTCGGCGCCCGCGTCGACCGGGTGCGCGCGGAGTGGGGCCGGCCCGTCCCCCTGGAGGCGATCGCCGCACAGATCCGGGCGGACGCCAACCGGGACTACCGCGCGGTGCTCGTCACGCAGAGCGAAACCAGCACCGGGGTGCACAACGACATCAAAGCCATCCGCGACGCGCTGGGGGACCATCCGGCGCTCCTGATGGTGGACGCGGTGAGCAGCCTGGGGGCGATCCCCCTGGAGACGGACGCGTGGCACGTCGATGTCGTCGTCACCGGCTCCCAAAAGGCGCTGATGAGCCCGCCGGGCATGGCGTTCCTCAGCGTGAGCGACCGGGCGTGGGCGGCCGCGGACCGCGCCCCGACCCCGCGGTTCTACCTCGACCTGCGCCGGGCGCGCACGGAGGTCCACAGGGCCCTGCCGAGCACGGCCTTCACCACCGCGGTGACGGTGGCCTACGCCGTCCACGAAGCGCTGCGCCTGATCCACGAAGAAGGATTGGCGCACGTCTTCGAGCGGCACCGCCGGATCGCCCGGATGGTGCGGGCGGGCGTCCGCGGGATGGGGCTCCGCACCCTGGCCGATGACGCCTGGGCCGTGGACACGGTCACACCGACGTGCATGCCGGAGGGCATCGACGCCGTGGCGGTCGGCACCCGGGCACGCGAGGAGTACGGCGTCCTGCTGGGCCGGGGCATCGGGAATCTCGAACACACCATCGTACGGATCGGCCACCTCGGGTATACCCTGCCCGAGATGCTGCTGTCGGGCCTAGACGTGCTCGGACGGACCCTGAACGATCTGGGGCACCGCGTCCCCACCGACAAAGGACTGGCGGCGGCGCGCCAGACGCTCGAGACCGCCGCGCGGCGCTAGGTGGCGGACCCGCAATGCGCATCTTGGTCGCCGACGGACTGGCCGAGGAGGGTCTCGCCCGGCTGCGCGAGTCCGGCGACCTCTTGATCCGATCGGGCCTGAGCGAGGACGAGCTCGCGGGAGAGCTCCCCGGCGTGGAGGCGCTGATCGTCCGAAGCCGGACCCGGGTGTCCGCGGAGGCCGTAAAGCAGGCGACCTCCCTCCGGGTGATCGCGCGCGCGGGGGTCGGGGTCGACAACATCGACGTCGCGGCGGCCACGCGGCAGGGGATCCTCGTCCTCAACACCCCGGAGAGCAGCACGATCGCGGCGGCCGAGCACACGCTCGCCATGCTGTTGTCCCTGGTCCGGCGGATCCCGCAGGCCCAGGCGGCCCTTGTCGCGGGCCGGTGGACGCGTGAGAAATTCATCGGCTCCGAACTGTTCGGGAAGACCCTGGGCGTGGTCGGGCTCGGCAAGATCGGCGGCGAGGTCGCGCGCCGGGCCGCAGCCTTCGGCATGCGGGTGCTCGCCTACGACCCCTACGTCACCGAGGAGCGC comes from the bacterium genome and includes:
- a CDS encoding alanine--glyoxylate aminotransferase family protein encodes the protein MSDINLLIPGPTPLPPRVLQAMGQQMTNHRGPTFGRVMAEMLAGLKDVFQTRNDIIPLVCSGTGGLEAAAVNFIAPGDRVLSVNNGHFCERFAEIAETFGARVDRVRAEWGRPVPLEAIAAQIRADANRDYRAVLVTQSETSTGVHNDIKAIRDALGDHPALLMVDAVSSLGAIPLETDAWHVDVVVTGSQKALMSPPGMAFLSVSDRAWAAADRAPTPRFYLDLRRARTEVHRALPSTAFTTAVTVAYAVHEALRLIHEEGLAHVFERHRRIARMVRAGVRGMGLRTLADDAWAVDTVTPTCMPEGIDAVAVGTRAREEYGVLLGRGIGNLEHTIVRIGHLGYTLPEMLLSGLDVLGRTLNDLGHRVPTDKGLAAARQTLETAARR